The following nucleotide sequence is from Verrucomicrobiia bacterium.
TAGGTATATATAGGCGTATACTGGCAAGAGCGTTGTAAGCTGGAACTATGGATCGCATCACCGTCATCATTGCGGAAAACGAGCTCAGTGAGCGTGAAAAGCTCAAGGGCCAGCTCGCCAACGAGCAGGACATCGAGGTCATTGGAGAAGCGCGCGATGGCAAGGAGTGCCTGGAACTCGTCAAGCGACACCGACCATCCGTCGTGCTCATCAAAGAAGATCTGCCGATTGTTAGCGGGCTAACGGTCGCGGAACAGCTCTCGTCTGAACTCCCCGAAGTGGGTGTGATCCTTATCCTGACCGGCTCGGAGGGCCAGGAGGTCTGGCACAAGATGCTCCGCGCCGGCATCAAAGAATTCCTTACCCACCCGTTCCCGGTGGATCGGCTCCTCGAAGAAGTCCGCAAAGTCCACGGCATCCAGTCGAAGGCGGCGAAACGCGCGACTACCACGGCACCCTCGGCGCCCGTGGAGACGGAAACCGCGAAACGACGGGTCATCACCATCACCGGTCCGCGCGGCGGCTGTGGTAAGACTGTCATTGCGGCAAATCTTGCAGTGGCCCTGGCCGGCGTGAGTGAAAAAGTGGCGCTAGTCGACCTGAACCTGTGGGGCGGCGATGTCGCCATGCTCCTGGATGTTTCGCCGAAGCGCACGTTGGGCGATCTGTTGCCGGGTTTCGGTGGCATTGACTACGATGTCGTTGACAGCGTCATGTCCAAGCATGCGTCGGGTGTCTCAGTGCTGGCGGCCCCGTTGACGGGAACCTTTGACGGCTCGACGCTCTCTCGCTATATGGTGCAGAGCATCCTCGAAGCTTTGCGCGAGAACTACGAGTACACGGTCATCGATACCGGCTACGCCAATCTGGAGTCCACTCTTGCCGCGATGGATTACTCGGATCTGATTCTTGTGGTCGTGGGAATGGATTTACCGCGGTTGCGCGACGGGAAGCTTTACTTGAAGAATCTCCTTGCCGCCAATTACCCGAAGGAGAAGATTCGCGTCATCGTTAATCGCTCCACAAATTCGAAGGAAATCTCCGCGTCGGAGGTCGAGACGATTCTGGAGTTTCCAGTGACGACACAGATCCCCAGTGACGACGGGCTCGTAGGTTCATCGGTGAACCTCGGCCAGGCTTTTGTCAGCTCCAGCCCCGGCAAGCCCGTGTCGAGGGCGGTCCTGACCCTGGCGGAAATGGTGTCGCCGGCAGGCATGTCTGCAAAGAAACGATCAGGGAAATGGTTTTCGTTTATGCAATAAATGTGAGTTAGCGTGAGGCGTGGCGGACTATGGCGAACACCCCGGAAATCAGCACACAATTATATCTCGAGTCCAAGAACGCCATTCTGGCGTACTTGATCCAGAATATTGACCAGAAACTTCTCGAAAAAGGCGACGAGGCGCTGTTGCGTCGGCGCGTCGAGGAATTGGTCGAGGAGAAGCTTCGTTCCGAAAAGTTGCCGTTCTCGCGCCAGATGCGCAACCGGCTGGTCTCCGACATGGCCGACGAGATTCTCGGCTTTGGGCCCATCGAACCGCTGCTGCGCGACCCGACCGTCACCGAAGTCATGGTCAACCGCCCCGACCAGGTCTATTGCGAACGGTTCGGCAAACTTGAATTGACAGACATCCAATTCCGTGACCTCCAGCATATTCGCCACGTCATCGACAAAATAGTCACCCCGCTGGGCCGCCGCGTTGATGAATCCAGCCCGATGGTGGACGCCCGACTGCCCGATGGCTCGCGCGTGAATGCCATCATTTCGCCGCTGTCCCTCAACGGCCCGGTGCTCACGATTCGTAAATTCTCGGTCGACCCGTACACCGTGGAGGACCTGATCGGGTTTGGCACCCTGACCCAGGGCATGGCGGCCTTCCTGGCCGCCTGTGTAAAGGTCAAGCTCAACGTGCTGGTATCGGGTGGATCCGGTGCGGGCAAGACGACGCTACTTAATGTCCTCTCGTCCTTCATTCCTGAAGGCGAACGCGTGGTTACGGTCGAGGATGCGGCGGAATTGAAGCTCCACCAACCTCACGTCGTGCGGCTCGAGTCGCGCCCGCCCAATATCGAAGGCAAGGGTGAAATCAAAATTCGCGACCTCGTCCGCAATTGCCTGCGTATGCGTCCTGACCGCATTGTGGTCGGCGAAGTGCGCGGCGGCGAGGCTCTCGACATGTTACAGGCGATGAACACCGGCCATGAAGGTTCCATTTCCACGGTTCACTCCAATACGCCACGCGATGCGCTGGCGCGCCTGGAGACGATGGTCATGATGTCCGGCATGGAGCTGCCTTCGCGCGCCATCCGCGAGCAGATCGCCGCGGCGGTGCACATGATCGTCCAAATCGGGCGCTTGAGCGACGGCAGCCGCAAGGTCATCAGCGTGACTGAAATCCAGGGGATGGAAGGCAACGTGATCGTCTTGCAGGATCTGTTCACTTTCCAGCAGAAGGGCGTCGGCGAAGGCGGCAAGGTGTTGGGAACGATGCAAGCCACGGGGATGGTGCCGAAGTTTATCGACCGCTTCAATTCAGCGAGCATCCATTTGCCCTCAGAGATCTTTAAGAGAACGAGCGAGGTTCGTTAACATGCCCATTCTGTCAGTCATCTACATTCTGGTTGTGGCGGCGGTTCTGTTGCTCGCCTACGGCGTGTATTTGCAGATGACGCGGCGGCGTGCCATCCTGGCCGAGCGTCTCGAGACATACGCCAACATTGAAGAGGAAGCTGCGCGGAACACCGATGATGAATTGCAGAGGCTGAGTCAGCTTCCGCGGTTCTTGCACATGGTGTTTGGGTCCGGGTACATGTTGCGGGTGGAGGAAGACCTCGCGCGCGCTGATATTCCGATGCGTCCCACCGAGTATCTGTTACTGCGGGTGGTGCTCGTGGGCCTGGGGTACATAATCGGCCGCTACTTTTTCGGCTATTTCCATAGCGGGGTCATCCTGGCTGTGATTGGTTTTATCGCGCCGATTATGTTCGTGCGCGTGCATCAGAACCGGCGCCGCGCCAAGTTCGTCCGACAATTGGCCGATGCGCTTATGTTGTTGACCAACTCCCTGCGCTCTGGCTACGGCTTCCTCAAGGGGCTGGAGCTTATTGCGAAAGAGATGGGCGATCCGATTTCCAAGGAATTGAACCGTATGTTGCGGGAGGTCAATTTGGGCACGACGGTGGACGATGCGCTGTTGAACCTCGGGCGCCGCGTGAACAGCCAGGACCTGGACATTGTCATTGGCGCCTACCTCGTGCAAAAGGACGTCGGCGGCAATCTGACCGAGATCATGGAAAAGGTCGCCGAGACGATCCGCGAGCGGTTGCGCATTCAAGGAGATGTGCGTGTGTTGACGACGCAGGGCAAGCTCTCAGGGTTCGTGGTCGGTTTGATGCCCTTCGTGGTTTTTCTGGTCCTGATCGTGACGGCCCCGGATTATTTTAACTCCATGTTTGGGCCTCCGATCTGGTGGCATTTCCTGGGCCACGATGTATCGATGGGCGTAGTCATGCTGGTGTCGGCAGTGGGTTGGCAGTTTATTGGGTTTTACATGATCTACAAGATCGTCTCCATGAAGGTCTGATATGTTTATCTTCACCGTCATTACGGTAATTTTGGCGATTATACTCGCGGCAGTGGGGTTCTACCGCACGTCGGATCAATTTACCGTCGGCAAGCGCATCGAACAGATCATGATCGCGGACGCCCAAACGGCGGAAGAGGAGTTGGCGAAACCGTTTGTTCAGCGCGTGCTGTTGCCGCTCGGCGATTCCGTGGCGAAACTCTTTCGCGGGTACACGCCGGCCGAGATGTCCGAACGCACGCACAAGAAGCTCGTGAGGGCCGGGCTTTTCCCGCGCGTGACCGCGAGACAATTGATTGGCCTCTGCTGGTTCAGTGCCTCCGCCTGCGTCGTCA
It contains:
- a CDS encoding CpaF family protein gives rise to the protein MANTPEISTQLYLESKNAILAYLIQNIDQKLLEKGDEALLRRRVEELVEEKLRSEKLPFSRQMRNRLVSDMADEILGFGPIEPLLRDPTVTEVMVNRPDQVYCERFGKLELTDIQFRDLQHIRHVIDKIVTPLGRRVDESSPMVDARLPDGSRVNAIISPLSLNGPVLTIRKFSVDPYTVEDLIGFGTLTQGMAAFLAACVKVKLNVLVSGGSGAGKTTLLNVLSSFIPEGERVVTVEDAAELKLHQPHVVRLESRPPNIEGKGEIKIRDLVRNCLRMRPDRIVVGEVRGGEALDMLQAMNTGHEGSISTVHSNTPRDALARLETMVMMSGMELPSRAIREQIAAAVHMIVQIGRLSDGSRKVISVTEIQGMEGNVIVLQDLFTFQQKGVGEGGKVLGTMQATGMVPKFIDRFNSASIHLPSEIFKRTSEVR
- a CDS encoding response regulator, which codes for MDRITVIIAENELSEREKLKGQLANEQDIEVIGEARDGKECLELVKRHRPSVVLIKEDLPIVSGLTVAEQLSSELPEVGVILILTGSEGQEVWHKMLRAGIKEFLTHPFPVDRLLEEVRKVHGIQSKAAKRATTTAPSAPVETETAKRRVITITGPRGGCGKTVIAANLAVALAGVSEKVALVDLNLWGGDVAMLLDVSPKRTLGDLLPGFGGIDYDVVDSVMSKHASGVSVLAAPLTGTFDGSTLSRYMVQSILEALRENYEYTVIDTGYANLESTLAAMDYSDLILVVVGMDLPRLRDGKLYLKNLLAANYPKEKIRVIVNRSTNSKEISASEVETILEFPVTTQIPSDDGLVGSSVNLGQAFVSSSPGKPVSRAVLTLAEMVSPAGMSAKKRSGKWFSFMQ
- a CDS encoding type II secretion system F family protein, which codes for MPILSVIYILVVAAVLLLAYGVYLQMTRRRAILAERLETYANIEEEAARNTDDELQRLSQLPRFLHMVFGSGYMLRVEEDLARADIPMRPTEYLLLRVVLVGLGYIIGRYFFGYFHSGVILAVIGFIAPIMFVRVHQNRRRAKFVRQLADALMLLTNSLRSGYGFLKGLELIAKEMGDPISKELNRMLREVNLGTTVDDALLNLGRRVNSQDLDIVIGAYLVQKDVGGNLTEIMEKVAETIRERLRIQGDVRVLTTQGKLSGFVVGLMPFVVFLVLIVTAPDYFNSMFGPPIWWHFLGHDVSMGVVMLVSAVGWQFIGFYMIYKIVSMKV